TAAGTACTCAATATATCACGAGTACAAGCATTAAATATACattaaattaattctttaaacttaaatttgaagtgagctacTAAAGTGAGCTACCAACAATATGGTAGATTGTTTCACAAGCATGAATATAGAAGGAATTTTCACGACCCAATGTAGCTCCAGAGGATATTCTTATCTCCATAATATCTGGTAGCTCACTTCAAATATACGTTTAAAGAATAaacttaatttcttttttttttgtaaatgctTACAAACAAGGTGAGAGACAAGGGACATCAAGAATGAAGAAAATAAAATTGTTGGGTAGTATAAATTAGAATTTCAAAAGTCACAAAATGAGATTCAATTGATTGCTTTCATTTGTTGCATGAGTTCCAACTAGTATGCTGTTTTACAACTTCTTTGGATTGCAATTGTAAAGAGTACTCAGAAAACACATGAACTATTCACTGAAATAACATGATAGACTTGCAACCATAGAAAAGAAAACTTATAATTATGATACACATTGCTCCATAAGACAAACAATTACAAAAAAAATTCTGTAAAATGCAAATCATAAAAgaccataaaaaaaaaagttcttcaaaacaCAAACCAAACATATTATTGCACATAGCCACATTCTAACCTTCGGTTCACCTTGTGAAGCCAATATGGTTCTTAGAAGATCGAATGGATATGATCCAACTGTAGCTGCACATCCTGCTAATGCCCCACTGACATAAGAGAGGTACGGACTCAAGTGAATGTGATTCTCTGTGTCCGTAACAAAGCAATAACTAATTAATATGAGCTTCTAGTATCCAAAAATTACAACTTGCTTAATATTAAAAGCAATTGCCCAAGtattagaaaagagaaaaggggagCATAGTCTCAACTTCTACACCAATAAAAAATCCATGCCAACATAAGTATCCTCATTCATATTAATACCTGACTTTGAAGAACCAGCTGCAAAAGTTTTCAATTTGTGTAACACTGTAAATTGTATGGCAGTGTATGGCATAACCATAAGTAAAGCAGGGACGTTGCCACGCCAGAAACCCTACAAGGAGTGGTATTGGATTAAACGCAGAAATTGCTACGCGGtattcataaaattaaatattataatatctaTAAGGAACTTCTTAGGATAGTATTAGGATGACAAAAAAGTATCAACCAAAGAAGATGCATGCACTGAATGAAATAGTGTACAGCACTGTCCACAACATCTGCCAATaagctttttaatttaaaaagctACACATTGATCTACCTTTACTACCTGAAACGGGCTGAATACCTTAAAATTAAACTTTCATAAACAAGTAAAGTTGCTCAAAACATTCAATATCCTAGATAAAAGAAAGTAAACTTGATGAACCAAAAAGGAATATTCCTCCTTTCCAAGGCTTACAGTAATAAATTACTTTGTGATATGTAGAAATGCAACAGAAACCCACACTTGAATGAAATTTCATTAATCACACATGTATTTTGAATTTTCACATATTTTAAGTGAAATTGAACCATAAAGCTGGCTGTCTAGCAGCAGAACAACGGGATGGGGTCTGGCTCTCAAAAGCCAAGATCACGTGATTGAGCTTACTTGATCTTATAAAAAATAGGTGCTTCAAGTAAATAACCCATCCAAAAAACAATAAGCAAAAGGTATGCATCATACCGGCAAACCTTCCTCTCTAAATATATCCTTTGTTGCTTGCAACATTCCAGTGTACTTTGATGATTCACCAATATTTCCACGAACCAAAGCCCGTGTAAATGTGGGCTCTAGTTGAACCTGCCAAAAGTGTGCACAACAAATTTTCTTTCAGCATCACCACTTGCATATATGGTCTTATTTCACCAATATTCTGTTTCACTATGCCGCCTTCATTAACAGAAGTGAAAGCACATGGATATATGGCTAGTTATACTCTTTATAACTCAACGAGTAATAAAGGAATGCACATTGGCATTTAATTTTCCATGAATACAGAAGCTGTGGATCATAAAAATAGTGAATTATTCTGGCATTATCTCaatgcaaattaaaataaaaatccaCCATCAAAACAACGCATCACAATAAATGAAAGAAGGAAATGCAGctgcaaaatttacaaaaaaaaaaaaaactatgattGTAACGAACAAAAATTAGAATCAAAGCACAAACACTAATTTTTCTGCAATTGAAACGTAGAAAAGAGACATAACCTGGAATCTGATCTTAATAACATCAAGCGGCGAGGTAACTGTGCGCGATATAGCACCAGCGAATGCTCCAGCTGTGGCATCAATTAGCGCCCGTTGAAGCTGCCCTGGTTCCTCCATTGCCATAGAAAGCCCCTCCCTCTCTCAGGCAAGGCCGTTTATGCTATAACCTAACACCAACACCCCGCTCCAAAAAACAAAAGAGatagagaattagggtttgagaatAAATTGAACAAGCAAATATTTGTGAAAATACAAAAGAGAAATGGAGAGATTACCTAGAAAGAGAGATGGCGACGAAGCGAGTGAAGGAAAGGGCCACCATGGAATGGCTTTTCGCGTCGCCGCCCGCCTTAACGTTTTTGGAGCGGCGAACTGTCGCTCCTTAGAAACAGGAAGGGAGATTTTGGTAGGCGAGAGGTCTGCCTGCTTGCTCGACAGAATGATCCAGAGTTTCAGACGGCAATGACATCGATCCGGTACCGTATATATGAATGGGCCTGTTTGGTTTGGCAGTTCAACGCTAATAGCGGTTACCGTTAATTATGGTTAACGGCGGATGATAGCAAAATTTATGCCAGAAAAATTAGGGTGCTTGATAAATGTTAAAAGTAAAATTGATCGTTCATGATTAGCTGATATGATACTAATCTATTAtagtttatattaattttatttttagagttatttttaatttaataattaattttattttattttttattttaattatattatttttttatttaatttaaaaattaatattattaatatttttatattttttatttataattttaatattttaattaacatattttaattttattaaaatattttttattaataatataaaatatttatttatatataaaaatttaaaattaattataatttttttatcaacaataataattattttattattttatttatatttttaaaattatttatttattttttaaaaaaattaaaatttcttatttcaataataaaataaataatataatataatatattaataattatattttttattttaataatataataaataatataatatattaatttgataattatatatttaatttaataataaataaataatataatataataaatttataattttatatttattttaataataaaataaattatataatgtcATTTTACATATCAACAGCAACGGTTAAACatagttttaccaaacacttaacataaattaGCTATCATTAGTTATCAGCTATCAACTATTAACTAACAATTATCgactgtattcaacagttaaatcaAACAGACCCTAagtgtttaataaaattatatttaaaacgtgttaacatataaaatgattaacaaaaatatatattatatattttattttattattgaaataaatataaaattattaaatttatatattatattatttattttattattaaaataaatatataattatttatttattatatcatattatttattttattattaaaataaaaaaataataaaattctttaaaaaaaataattcaataattttaaaaatataattattaaataataaagtaactatttttatttataaagaaaaaaattttataattttaagttttaaaaataaaaacttattttttataataaataatattttatattttatattattaaaaaaatattttaataaattataataaattaattaaagtattaaaattataaaataaaaaaataaaaataaataatattaaattttaaattatataaaaaattataattataatcaataaatatcatattaattatttattaatttaaatttttttaaaattattaaacatcttaattaattaattaattaatttaaatgtaCTTAGACTACCGATTACACTAAAAACAAAAAGTAAACAAACGCCCTTCTGTGAGATTACTACTGTTTTCTATCGTCCAACTCTCGTCCCTTCATTCCTGTCTTTTTGTGCtttctttaaataaaataaaatattattaaatataaagaaatattattAAATAGTATTTTATTGTTAGTTTGTTACTGGTGTGGGCCTACTTAGACTAGGCATCTCCGCTTTTGAGCACTTGTCAAATAGTTGACGCGAGTACTCTACGTTTGCATCAATCTACCTCTATATCTCGGAATATTATTCATAGTCCCCTGCATCTCTGTGTATAACTGTGTCACTAAGCAAACGCCATCATGCGTGCTCTGTCTCTCGCCTTCTACCTCCCTCTAGGGATTCAACCCAGCAACTGCCAGGCGTGAGCAATGAAGAAATGGCGGCTAGTTTGAAACCAGCTTCAAAGGTAATTACTAACTAGTGTTTATTCGAACTAGAAAAAGTTCTAAACTTGCATTTTTCATTTCTTTGTATATCTTCACATTGTCTGTGATTGTGAATAGAAAATTCCCTTTTGCTTATTTATATGCTACTCTCCACGGCAGCATATGGACTATTCAAACCAAGTATTATGTGACTTGATGAAGATTTTGATAGTGAGATTGGCAAGTTGAGGTGGGTTTGAATGTATACGAAAATAGGGACTGACGATGATTGTGGTGTTTGATCATAGCGGTAAACATTGAAGTTTTGGTTTTAAAGATGGACGTAATAGGAAGAGTGGGATTGCGTAATCCGGCCTTTGTCATTATGCTGACTCTGGAGAAATTGATTCTATGGTTAAGGCTGCTAGTTGTGTTTATGGCTCATGAAACGAGGAATTTGAGGTTCAAAACACTGGAACTGCATTTTTAGCGCAAAGGGTAGGGGGAAAAAACTAGTGACGAGGACAGGCATTCAATTAGGGATTTGGTGCGTCTCATGTGCAAAATAGTAGCTATGGATGGCTTGACCCAGTGGACCTTGTCCCATTTGATCCTTATTACAttgagaaatcaaagaaaacaaatGCGTGGGCTTTTATGAATGCTGTTGAAGAGGCAGAGTATGAGATCCGAAGGAGGACTGCACTTTGCTTGTTGCACCGGTGTGCATAAATCCTTCTTACTTTAGGCAAAAAGTGTTCAAGTTTTCCTCACAGTTGATCTGTGGGTATGAGTCTGGTGGGCTTTATACAGTTAAGCAAATTAAGAGCTCTACAGCTGTGTTTCATGCAATTGAGATGCTCAAATTTCTAAAGCAGTTGTGATCAATTCCAGTAAGCATTTTCAAAGAAGTGTTCATTGGATTAAGAATGTGGCACAGTTCTTGCTTACTGGGGGGGCAGTATTTGAAGGTTATGATGCAACATATACTGAGGCATTCACAGCACACCCACCATGCCCTGTCAATTCAAAGATGGTTTTGTCTCAGCAACGTACCATCTCAAGCTGAGACACATACTGGGACTTTTGGAGTGCACCCTGCATCCCCGGTCAATTCGGGGATTGTTTTGATTTGGCCGGATAAACAATCGCCTCAAGGAATATTTGCATTGAACTAGATTTTTGAAAGTACTAAATATGTTGATATTCTTTGTATCATATTCCATATGCTAGTAGGCAACTCCTTGGGATTATGGTAGACTTTTATTAACAACTTCTGAGTTCTTgtcatttaattttcatttcaatatgctgTCTGCATGAGTTTGGAAGGCATTTTGTTAAGCCCATTGTGCCTACCTAAATACTGGAGCTATACCTACTTTCTATTTTGGATTTTTTAAACTGAATATTtctgtttatttttttatataattttctttaataGTTCCATTATCTAATATTCCTATATAACAGGGGCCAATCATGTGATCAGTACCTGTTGCTGTCAAACTATAATAGTCCTTGTCAAACCTAGTAGTACACATTTATCGAGTAGCTTTTTGATCAGGAAATTTGGGCTGTAGTGCCTATAAGAAGTGAACCTTTCCATTCAATGAATCACATATTACTTTCATTCTTATCCAGCAAATATATGCATTTGCACCCTTCTCTTGGTTGTTTAAAGTTCGTTCACTTACCCTTTGCAGCTTCCTTGAGTAAAATCTCCACAGGGCCTAGAATGGACAGGGACCAACATACAGGAGCCAAAGCTTTGTATAAAGAAAAAGATGAACTGGATGTTTTGAGAGTCCATTATGGTAGTCAGAGGCAGCAAAGCTTTTCAAGTTCATCACATGAGAAAGTATCTCTTGTCGTGAGAAATCTTGTCTGGTGAAAGAGAGATGCAGTCATTCAAAGAAATAAACAGAGTTTCTGTGCAAAGGAGAAAGAAATTGGACTTTTTTCCGTATGAAAGCTGATCTGAGTTCATTTGTTTCTTGTAAAGAAGCTGCAACTGTGGACAAGCAACCAATGCTTAAATTAAAAGAAGGGGCCTAGTTGGCGAAATAAATTGTGTTGAACTGGCTAACAGAAGTTCTAAACAAGCTCAGTCAACATTGTCAAAAGAAGCAGAAGTTCACCTTGGAGTGGATAATAAGCAAGTAGTTACTAGAACTACAACGCCCTCAGATATCAGACTTTGGAGGAAAGTTATCATAGCTAGCTGTGATATTGTAGATAAAAGGTGAAAGAAACTTAGATGACCTACTGAGAATTTGACTATGGACAAAGTTATTGTGCCAGATATGATCAGAAAGTCAAAGCATGAACCGAAGTTAGATCACAAATGGAGTATCTGCAAAAACACCATGAAAGTATGGACTATGATATGTTATCTAGAGAATTGTTGGGAAAGTCCTGTGAAAATGGTTTAGCGCAAAAAGAATTTCAGCTGAAAGAGGAACAAGGAAGCAATGGGGTAACCCTTTCCATTTCCACTTATCGATTGGTTGCATTGGAATTGGCTGACCTAAAGAGTGCAGAAATGGAATCTCCTCAAATATTTGATTCTGTTGGTTCTTGCTTCAATCCTCTTTTTGGAGTATCATTGCAATTGTGTTGTAGTTGTTCAGCTGTTTCGATCCTTTATCAGAAAATTTTAGTTATGGCGCCTTTAGATGAGGTCAACATTAAACAGCCTGCCTTTGTTGGGCCTGCTAAGAGCCTTTACGTCACACGAGCTCCCTTCCGCTGCAAAACTACCAAAAAGGCACTTTCAGACCTGATAATTGTGCAGAGTTTAGACGGGGAAGTTGTATATCTGATGCAGAAAAGATTTTCTTTAGAGGGACTAAAAAATCTGAGTGAGCTTAAGTCATTGTCTGCAGAAAAAGCAAGGTTGGCAATGCAAAGTTTGAAATCCCATGGTTCAGGTGGACAAGGTATAGATGTAGGGCTGAGCATTCGgctcgaaccgaaccgaatcaaaCTATCAAAaccaaattaatcaaattatcatattttagaaaccgaatCAAATCATAATGaatgaaaaatcgaaccgaactacTCGATTTCGGTTCGAACTAATCggttttgagttttgatgaattttttaactttgatttattttcaagttatttggtatgATTTTGACATTGATTTAAATCTAATaatcattaattaataaaattaaacaatttatatatatataattatatataattcttaaatttcttataaaaataaatcaatttaaaaattaataaagcaattcgattcggttcggctcaactaatttttttcttttcaaaatcgaactgaatcgaaataattgaaatttttagaatgTAAAACTGAATTGAACTGAATTGAATTTTCTTAAAAATCAAACTATATTACTGAATTAAGGCGGTTCGGTTTAATTTATTCGATTCAAATTGAATAGTGCTCACCCCTATATAGATGTAGCAGATATAATAAAAGCCAATAAAAAAAGTCACTTAAGAAGCCTCTGAAGGGGTAGCACAATGGTATCACAACCTACAGTGCTAGTGATGCGATTGATCAACATTGCCTTCAATTTAGAGCTGAAAGCAAGATTTGCGCACTTTGGACCTAGTAAGCGTTCCCCTTGTGTGTTTTGGAGACCCTCAAATTGCTGTATTGTGTTCAAATGTGAATCTGATGCTTAGACAACACGAAGATATGCCATGCAAAGCAGAACCCTTTTTGGCAATGCGAAGGTATGCTTCAATGTGCAAGCCTTACAGGTGTCAGCCCCATTGTTATCTAAATCAAGCGGACGGTCCAGAAGCTATCTCCAGCAAGTTTCCACAATTGGCATCCATAAGCACTAATTATTCTACTGAATCAAGGTGAAAAGCACCTGGGCAGCATCAGCAGCTTCCAAGTTCATGTCTAAGGAAGGCACAGGCGAATGAAGACCATTTTACTGAGGGTGGTACTAGGGGCAATCTGCATGTTAATTTTATGTTGGATAGAGGGGATGAAAGTAACAGGGAAGAGCAGTTGGCAGTTAACAGTATCATCCAAAGCCCCAGCAGCTATCATCCTAGTAGTATATCATCATCTTCCAATGCAAACCAAGATGATGATGCAAATAACTTCAAGAAAGTTGTATCCCTTTACCTCCTCCCTGGCTTCCACTCTCGCAATGGATTTCAAATGCTCCTCAGAATCGTCAGGTTTCGCAATTTGTTGAACTTTGTAAAGAGAGATATCTTCAAGATGAGAAAAGGAACAATCAGATGCAGCATACCACCCAGAATGTCGATCTCTCTACTCTCTAGTGACTAGTGCAATGTTAAAACTTCTTGTGAGGTGCAGCAACATTCTGGCTGTCTTGAAGAATGAATTAAGAGTTTGTTAGGCAATGTGACATGCCGTCTCTGATGAACACTTTTTTATATAGTACATAAATAATGATGATAGGATATGTGtatcaccccaaaaattttaaattttattattttatgagcatttttggtattttaattttatttaaattttaggaattt
The Hevea brasiliensis isolate MT/VB/25A 57/8 chromosome 15, ASM3005281v1, whole genome shotgun sequence genome window above contains:
- the LOC110631450 gene encoding mitochondrial thiamine diphosphate carrier 2 isoform X2, coding for MAMEEPGQLQRALIDATAGAFAGAISRTVTSPLDVIKIRFQVQLEPTFTRALVRGNIGESSKYTGMLQATKDIFREEGLPGFWRGNVPALLMVMPYTAIQFTVLHKLKTFAAGSSKSENHIHLSPYLSYVSGALAGCAATVGSYPFDLLRTILASQGEPKAWNRHRFSNTSLTNIDDSLSSFQLFVCGLAAGTCAKLVCHPLDVVKKRFQIRGLQRHPKYGERVEHYRNMLDALRRIFQAEGWAGLYKGIVPSTIKAAPAGAVTFVAYEFTSDWLESILT
- the LOC110631455 gene encoding uncharacterized protein LOC110631455 — encoded protein: MEYLQKHHESMDYDMLSRELLGKSCENGLAQKEFQLKEEQGSNGVTLSISTYRLVALELADLKSAEMESPQIFDSVGSCFNPLFGVSLQLCCSCSAVSILYQKILVMAPLDEVNIKQPAFVGPAKSLYVTRAPFRCKTTKKALSDLIIVQSLDGEVVYLMQKRFSLEGLKNLSELKSLSAEKARLAMQSLKSHGSGGQGIDVGLSIRLEPNRIKLSKPN